The Cellulophaga sp. L1A9 genome window below encodes:
- a CDS encoding alpha/beta hydrolase has protein sequence MNTYFSTILIFFFGFNLCFSQTRYKDDIFSDVRTRTLVYADTLKLDFYDVKKDREQLKPLVIIVHGGGFVAGQRNGGDEKGLGRALAKKGYAVASIDYRLSQRKQSFGCDYRTSQKMRTYLETAADLNKSIWYLTNYSKSFNVDPNNVILVGSSAGAEMVLNTVIMKNHYLFRTIYYSNAKIKGIVSFAGATLNNDYLTKENAVPMLFFHGKLDTKVPYALAAHHNCDERSDGYVLLDGPKIITQKLKELNQSYSLYVDIEGGHNWAEWGYSYKDIITKFLYENVLHGVKIQTIETITPPIKK, from the coding sequence ATGAATACATACTTTTCAACCATACTTATTTTCTTTTTTGGCTTCAATCTTTGTTTTAGTCAAACAAGATATAAAGACGATATTTTTTCTGATGTTAGGACAAGAACACTAGTGTATGCAGATACGTTAAAGTTAGATTTCTATGATGTAAAAAAAGATCGTGAACAATTAAAACCACTTGTAATCATTGTTCACGGTGGTGGTTTTGTTGCAGGTCAAAGAAATGGTGGTGATGAAAAAGGGTTGGGTAGGGCATTGGCAAAAAAAGGATACGCAGTAGCCTCCATTGACTACCGTTTATCCCAAAGAAAACAATCTTTTGGGTGTGATTATCGAACCTCTCAAAAAATGAGAACATATTTAGAAACTGCTGCAGATTTAAATAAATCTATTTGGTATCTCACTAATTATTCTAAAAGTTTTAATGTAGACCCTAATAATGTAATTCTTGTAGGGAGTAGTGCTGGTGCAGAAATGGTTCTCAATACTGTAATCATGAAGAATCACTATTTATTTAGAACTATTTACTATAGCAATGCAAAAATTAAAGGGATTGTGAGTTTTGCTGGAGCAACTTTAAATAACGACTACTTAACAAAAGAAAACGCAGTTCCTATGCTATTCTTTCATGGTAAATTAGATACTAAAGTACCTTATGCACTTGCAGCACACCATAATTGTGACGAACGTTCTGATGGATATGTGCTTCTTGATGGGCCTAAAATTATTACCCAAAAACTTAAAGAGCTCAACCAATCCTATTCCCTATATGTAGATATAGAAGGCGGACATAATTGGGCAGAATGGGGATACTCTTATAAAGATATCATTACCAAATTCTTATATGAAAATGTATTACACGGAGTAAAAATTCAGACCATAGAGACCATAACTCCGCCTATAAAAAAATAA
- a CDS encoding zinc-dependent peptidase has product MPYSIAWLLPILFLGYMIWRIWVKKKTYKLNIFPDAWKKILDKKVQFYNELDAGDKLKFEADVLYFLNTVTITGVKIQIDDSDRLLVASSAVIPLFGFPELRYRNINEVLLYKDSFNEDHQTEGEKRNILGKVGSGDMNRLMILSLPALRAGFAIENSKSNVGIHEFVHLIDKADGAVDGLPESIMRQQFVLPWLNLMHQEIEKIKENDSDINPYGATSQVEFLSVVSEYFFNQPEKLKEKHPELYGLLTKIYAQDGA; this is encoded by the coding sequence ATGCCATATTCAATTGCTTGGTTGCTCCCAATTCTTTTTTTGGGGTATATGATTTGGAGAATTTGGGTAAAGAAAAAGACCTATAAACTAAATATTTTTCCTGATGCATGGAAAAAAATACTAGATAAGAAAGTTCAGTTTTATAATGAATTGGATGCAGGTGATAAATTGAAATTTGAAGCAGATGTACTTTATTTCTTGAATACGGTAACCATAACAGGGGTAAAGATACAGATTGATGACAGTGATCGTCTTTTGGTTGCTTCTAGTGCTGTGATTCCTCTTTTTGGGTTTCCCGAATTGCGTTATCGGAATATTAATGAAGTGTTATTGTATAAAGATTCATTTAATGAAGACCACCAAACCGAAGGAGAAAAACGTAATATTTTAGGTAAAGTGGGTTCTGGTGATATGAATCGATTAATGATTCTATCGCTACCAGCTTTACGAGCAGGATTTGCCATTGAAAATAGCAAAAGCAATGTGGGTATTCATGAGTTTGTACATTTGATAGATAAGGCAGATGGCGCGGTAGATGGTCTTCCTGAGAGCATCATGCGGCAACAATTTGTTCTCCCATGGCTGAATTTAATGCATCAAGAAATTGAAAAAATTAAAGAAAACGACTCAGATATAAACCCTTATGGTGCTACAAGTCAGGTAGAGTTTTTAAGTGTAGTCAGCGAGTATTTCTTTAATCAGCCTGAAAAATTAAAAGAAAAGCATCCTGAATTATATGGTTTGTTGACTAAAATATATGCGCAAGATGGCGCCTAG
- a CDS encoding glucosidase, producing MNNTTEEHKRLEENYSEQKDWMQWGSYVSERQWGTVREDYSPNGDAWNYFPHEHARSRVYRWGEDGIAAISDRYCNICFGVSMWNGKDSIIKERLFGLTGPQGNHGEDVKELYYYLENTPTHSYMKQLYKYPQNEFPYAKLVDENAKRNRTQLEYQLLDTGILDNDEYFDVFTEYAKADNEDILIKITVNNKSKKAAPLHLLPTLWIRNYWDFKEMPKKPKIEKQTQNGTPFVKVEHCFVGNYNLYFEEATELLFTENETNMESVYLAKNDHPYKKDLFHKAVTSNDYKIATKRTEGTKFSPLYKLNLKGGETKVIKLRFTKEAVEKPFSAEFDTVFDARVAECDDFYKATIGDVDHKEIQRQALAGMLWSKNYYNYDVEQWLLGDSKTSIPAVERLSGRNNSWKTLRNHDIMLMPDAWEYPWYAAWDSAFHCVTMALVDANFAKHQLLLFTKEWYMAPNGQIPAYEWNFSDVNPPVQAWATLNVYKTDKEKTGKGDLRFLKKMFNKLAINFTWWVNQIDGSQNNVFEGGFLGLDNIGVFDRSHGVPGGGTLEQVDGTSWMALYCLNMLEISLELALEDDSYDDMAIKYFGHFVFIAEALNKLSLQNEGIWDEEEGFFYDKLLFPDGGSASIKVRSIAGMLSIAAVLCIRKETLEKLPKFNTAVQWFKNHRMKTLKYPVVQEYADGDDLLLSLVPKDRLTRLVNVLLDEKEFLSSYGIRSLSKIHETPYNVDINGVNYNISYEPNESTTSLFGGNSNWRGPVWFPMNYLFIQALKEHHNYGGANLKFEYPAGSKNKLNLNEISIEISKRLISIFEKDKDDNRIVHALHKEIYSREGFKDLILFYEYFDGDNGRGVGASHQTGWTSLVANLINEINQKE from the coding sequence ATGAATAATACTACAGAAGAACACAAACGTCTCGAAGAAAACTATTCTGAACAAAAAGATTGGATGCAATGGGGTTCTTATGTGAGTGAACGCCAATGGGGTACCGTTAGAGAAGACTATAGCCCTAATGGAGATGCTTGGAACTATTTTCCTCATGAACATGCTAGAAGTAGAGTGTACAGGTGGGGCGAAGACGGTATTGCAGCCATCTCTGATCGTTACTGTAATATCTGTTTTGGGGTAAGTATGTGGAACGGAAAAGATTCTATTATAAAAGAACGTCTTTTTGGGTTAACGGGACCACAAGGGAACCATGGTGAAGATGTAAAGGAGTTGTACTATTACCTTGAAAATACACCTACGCATTCGTACATGAAACAGCTGTACAAATATCCTCAGAATGAATTTCCATATGCGAAATTGGTGGATGAGAATGCAAAAAGAAATAGAACACAATTAGAATACCAATTACTAGATACTGGAATTTTAGATAACGATGAATACTTTGATGTTTTTACAGAGTATGCCAAGGCAGACAATGAAGATATATTAATAAAAATCACTGTAAATAATAAGAGTAAAAAAGCGGCTCCTTTGCATTTACTACCAACCTTATGGATTCGTAATTATTGGGATTTTAAGGAAATGCCTAAAAAGCCAAAAATTGAAAAACAAACACAGAATGGTACTCCTTTTGTAAAGGTAGAACACTGTTTTGTAGGCAATTATAATTTGTATTTTGAAGAAGCCACAGAATTACTTTTTACGGAGAATGAAACCAATATGGAAAGCGTTTATTTAGCGAAAAACGATCATCCTTATAAAAAAGATTTATTCCATAAAGCAGTGACTTCAAACGATTATAAAATAGCTACAAAGCGTACGGAAGGAACTAAATTCTCACCCTTATATAAGCTTAATTTAAAAGGAGGAGAGACTAAAGTTATCAAACTTCGTTTTACGAAAGAAGCTGTTGAAAAACCATTTAGTGCTGAATTTGATACCGTTTTTGATGCAAGAGTGGCAGAGTGTGACGATTTTTACAAGGCTACAATTGGCGATGTTGATCATAAAGAAATACAAAGGCAAGCATTGGCAGGAATGTTATGGTCTAAAAATTACTATAATTATGATGTAGAACAATGGTTGTTAGGAGATTCTAAAACCTCTATTCCAGCTGTAGAAAGATTATCTGGCAGAAACAATTCTTGGAAAACATTGCGGAATCATGATATTATGTTGATGCCAGACGCTTGGGAATACCCTTGGTATGCCGCTTGGGATTCTGCTTTTCATTGTGTGACCATGGCATTAGTAGATGCTAATTTTGCAAAACATCAACTGTTATTATTTACCAAAGAGTGGTATATGGCTCCAAACGGTCAGATTCCTGCATATGAATGGAATTTTAGCGATGTAAACCCACCGGTACAAGCATGGGCAACCTTAAATGTTTATAAGACCGATAAAGAGAAAACAGGTAAAGGCGATTTACGATTTTTAAAGAAAATGTTTAATAAACTTGCCATAAACTTCACGTGGTGGGTAAACCAAATAGATGGAAGTCAGAATAACGTCTTTGAAGGCGGATTCTTAGGTCTTGATAATATTGGTGTTTTTGATCGTAGTCATGGCGTGCCTGGAGGCGGTACACTAGAACAGGTAGATGGCACCTCTTGGATGGCACTCTATTGTCTAAATATGTTAGAAATAAGTTTAGAATTGGCTTTAGAAGATGATTCTTATGATGATATGGCTATTAAATATTTTGGTCATTTTGTTTTTATAGCAGAAGCATTAAACAAATTAAGCCTTCAAAACGAAGGTATATGGGATGAAGAAGAAGGTTTTTTCTATGATAAGTTACTTTTCCCTGATGGAGGTTCTGCCTCTATAAAAGTGCGTTCTATTGCAGGAATGCTTTCTATCGCAGCGGTACTTTGTATTCGAAAAGAAACTTTAGAAAAACTACCAAAATTTAATACGGCCGTTCAGTGGTTTAAAAACCATAGAATGAAAACACTGAAATATCCTGTGGTTCAGGAATATGCAGATGGTGATGATTTGTTGCTTTCATTAGTACCCAAAGATCGACTTACAAGGTTAGTGAATGTGCTTTTAGATGAGAAAGAATTTTTGAGTTCTTACGGGATTCGTTCTCTCTCTAAAATTCACGAAACACCATATAATGTGGATATCAATGGGGTAAATTATAATATTAGTTACGAACCAAACGAATCTACAACCTCATTATTTGGAGGTAATTCTAACTGGAGAGGTCCTGTTTGGTTTCCAATGAATTATTTATTTATTCAAGCATTAAAAGAACACCATAACTATGGTGGAGCTAATTTAAAATTTGAATACCCTGCAGGGAGTAAGAATAAGCTAAACTTAAATGAGATTAGTATTGAAATAAGCAAAAGGCTAATTTCAATTTTTGAAAAAGACAAAGACGACAATCGTATTGTTCATGCCTTGCATAAAGAGATATACTCAAGAGAAGGTTTTAAAGATTTAATTCTTTTTTATGAATATTTCGATGGTGATAATGGTAGGGGCGTAGGTGCATCGCATCAAACGGGTTGGACTTCCTTAGTCGCTAATCTAATCAATGAAATAAATCAGAAAGAATAA
- a CDS encoding DASS family sodium-coupled anion symporter, which produces MQISKERIGLILGPLAFFYILFFFNAEGLDQTAKAILASVAWIAIWWITEAISIAVTALLPIVLFPLSGGLDLMQTTASYGHKYIFLYVGGFILAIAIEKCNLHKRIALSIIKIVGTNIINIILGFMIATALLSMWISNTAATVMILPMGMAIVSQLRDNPNTIKNENVLFGKALMLAIAYSASIGGIATLIGTPTNLVLAGVVQTTFGVEITFYQWFVFGFPIALILLFLCWKYLTKFAFKFEQKEFPGGREEINAQLKALGKMSYDEKMVLAVFVCTAFAWITRSFLLQKLIPQIDDTIISVFFAIALFVLPSSKKKEGLISWEDAVKLPWGVVLLFGGGMALALGFETSGLALWIGNKLIALESVPFIFLILILIFAVNFLTEITSNIATTAMLLPVLISLAPTLGVHPYYLMISATVAASCAFMLPVATPPNAVVFGSGYLKIEDMVKKGIWMNIISILILTLFVYFVLPLVWDLT; this is translated from the coding sequence ATGCAAATTTCAAAAGAACGTATTGGGTTAATTTTAGGGCCACTTGCTTTTTTCTATATTCTTTTCTTTTTTAACGCAGAAGGTTTAGATCAAACAGCAAAAGCAATACTGGCTTCAGTTGCTTGGATTGCAATTTGGTGGATTACAGAAGCAATTTCTATTGCGGTGACTGCATTATTGCCTATTGTACTTTTTCCATTATCTGGTGGCTTAGACTTAATGCAAACTACTGCATCTTACGGCCATAAATATATTTTCCTATATGTAGGAGGTTTTATTTTAGCTATTGCTATCGAAAAATGTAACCTCCATAAGAGAATTGCACTTTCAATCATAAAAATTGTTGGCACTAATATCATCAATATTATTCTTGGTTTTATGATAGCGACTGCGCTTTTATCGATGTGGATCTCAAATACAGCAGCAACCGTTATGATCCTACCCATGGGGATGGCCATTGTATCGCAATTGCGTGATAATCCAAACACTATAAAAAATGAAAACGTACTCTTTGGTAAGGCTTTAATGTTAGCAATTGCGTATAGTGCATCTATTGGAGGCATTGCTACCTTAATAGGAACCCCAACAAACTTGGTGCTTGCGGGTGTTGTGCAAACCACTTTTGGAGTAGAAATAACATTTTATCAATGGTTTGTATTTGGCTTTCCTATAGCTCTTATTTTATTGTTTTTATGTTGGAAATATTTGACAAAATTTGCGTTTAAATTTGAACAAAAAGAATTCCCTGGGGGTAGAGAAGAAATAAATGCACAATTAAAAGCATTGGGTAAAATGTCTTATGATGAAAAGATGGTTTTAGCGGTATTTGTTTGTACTGCTTTTGCATGGATTACAAGATCTTTTTTACTTCAGAAACTTATCCCACAAATAGATGATACCATTATTAGCGTATTTTTCGCAATAGCGTTATTTGTTCTACCCTCTAGTAAGAAAAAAGAAGGCTTAATTTCTTGGGAAGATGCTGTAAAACTTCCTTGGGGTGTGGTGTTATTATTTGGTGGAGGTATGGCTTTGGCATTAGGTTTTGAAACAAGTGGCTTAGCCTTGTGGATCGGGAATAAACTAATTGCATTAGAGTCCGTTCCGTTTATATTTTTAATACTAATATTAATTTTTGCGGTAAATTTTCTAACAGAAATAACCTCCAATATAGCAACAACGGCTATGTTATTGCCCGTACTCATCTCTTTAGCTCCAACGCTAGGGGTACATCCTTATTATTTGATGATAAGTGCAACTGTAGCAGCCTCATGCGCTTTTATGCTTCCTGTGGCTACGCCACCTAATGCAGTAGTCTTTGGTTCTGGATACCTGAAAATAGAAGATATGGTGAAAAAGGGTATTTGGATGAATATTATATCCATTCTTATCTTAACCTTATTTGTATATTTTGTCCTTCCGTTGGTTTGGGATTTAACCTAA
- a CDS encoding aspartate/glutamate racemase family protein, translated as MKKYIFGFLFLVLTSYIVPPKDKLEQLLLPKINHTEMNTLGLIGGTSWHSTVDYYKTINQSVNDYYGNNTNPPLLVYTLNQAEVHRFQIEDKWDSIANMLVVAAINLNKAGATSVLFCANTPHKVFDVVQKQLDFPVIHIADATAKAIHEKGLKKVLFIGTRYSMEETFVTKRIEDNGIEVLVPKEKKEINELHRIIQEELTYGTVTKESKEYVLGIIKKSIAQGAEGVILGCTEFPLMIFQEDLAVPIFNTTEIHSKAGVDYILKN; from the coding sequence ATGAAAAAATACATTTTTGGGTTTTTGTTTTTAGTCCTTACCTCCTATATTGTTCCTCCAAAAGATAAATTAGAACAACTGCTACTTCCAAAAATAAATCATACCGAAATGAATACATTAGGATTAATAGGAGGAACTTCATGGCATTCAACAGTTGATTATTACAAAACCATAAATCAGTCTGTAAATGATTATTACGGAAATAATACAAACCCCCCGTTGTTGGTCTATACACTTAATCAGGCAGAAGTTCATAGATTCCAAATAGAAGATAAATGGGATTCTATTGCTAATATGTTGGTAGTTGCTGCTATAAACTTAAATAAAGCAGGAGCAACTTCCGTACTTTTTTGTGCTAATACGCCACATAAAGTGTTTGATGTTGTTCAAAAACAGCTAGATTTCCCTGTAATACATATTGCTGATGCTACAGCCAAAGCAATTCATGAAAAAGGCTTAAAAAAAGTACTTTTTATTGGCACTAGGTATAGTATGGAAGAAACCTTTGTCACCAAAAGAATTGAAGACAATGGTATTGAGGTTCTAGTGCCTAAAGAAAAAAAAGAGATTAATGAATTGCACAGAATTATTCAAGAAGAACTAACGTATGGTACGGTCACTAAGGAGTCTAAAGAATACGTGTTGGGCATTATAAAAAAATCAATAGCGCAAGGAGCAGAAGGTGTTATTCTTGGATGTACGGAGTTTCCTTTAATGATTTTTCAGGAAGACCTAGCGGTCCCTATTTTTAATACGACGGAGATTCATTCAAAAGCAGGAGTAGACTATATTTTAAAAAATTAA